In one Serinus canaria isolate serCan28SL12 chromosome 2, serCan2020, whole genome shotgun sequence genomic region, the following are encoded:
- the CCDC126 gene encoding coiled-coil domain-containing protein 126, protein MFLTFSRKNMSQKLSMFLLIFGIIWGLMLLRYTFQYPRRQSSAELRGQILDLSKRYVKALAEENKNLMNGGGGASMSGYADLKRTIAVLLDDILQRLVKLENKVDYIVVNGSATNTTNGTNHQVPVTSNKRAKPASNIR, encoded by the exons ATGTTTCtaacattttcaagaaaaaatatgtcCCAGAAGCTGAGTATGTTCTTACTAATCTTTGGAATCATTTGGGGGTTGATGTTGCTTCGCTACACTTTTCAGTATCCAAGACGCCAAAGCAGTGCTGAGTTGCGTGGACAGATATTAGACCTCAGTAAAAGATATGTCAAAGCactggcagaagaaaataaaaacctgatGAATGGTGGTGGTGGAGCCTCTATGTCAGGATAtg CTGATCTGAAGAGAACAATTGCTGTTCTTCTGGATGACATCTTACAGCGCCTGGTGAAACTGGAAAACAAGGTTGATTACATCGTTGTGAATGGCTCAGCAACCAACACCACTAATGGAACTAACCATCAGGTGCCAGTGACTTCAAACAAGCGTGCAAAACCAGCAAGCAACATCAGATAG
- the FAM221A gene encoding protein FAM221A, translated as MERLQVDAQALEEYAEYRRIVGDDDGGKLFTPEEYEEYKRKVLPARLQNRLYVSWRSPTGMDCKLVGPETLCFCTHRYKQHKTDYKVLPKERPISVPCRVKGCPCQSYHFVPLNGTQPVRCRCKHFPDQHSAAPGFPCNSCSKCSGFHSSFTCACGQPAYAHETVVETKEERLAQGKPVGQDVPYAAMGGLTGFSSLAEGYMRLDDSGIGAPSAELLEAPITSMDHPFLKAFQGPSSSPQSMPQIAGSSSATGQVSHRKQSEADDMAYFEKRYQERLKMEKAAKRKERNPVPSKKP; from the exons ATGGAGCGGCTGCAGGTGGATGCACAGGCCCTGGAGGAGTACGCGGAGTACCGGCG AATTGTAGGTGATGATGATGGAGGAAAGCTCTTTACTCCTGAGGAATACGAGGAGTACAAAAGAAAAGTGTTACCAGCTCGGCTACAGAACAGGTTGTATGTGAGCTGGAGATCACCAACTGGCATGGACTGTAAGCTTGTGGGACCAGAGACACTGTGCTTTTGCACTCACCG GTATAAACAGCACAAAACAGACTACAAGGTGCTTCCCAAGGAGCGCCCTATCAGTGTGCCTTGCAGGGTGAAGGGCTGCCCATGCCAGTCCTACCACTTTGTGCCCCTGAACGGCACCCAGCCCGTCCGCTGCCGCTGCAAACACTTCCCTGACCAGCACAGCGCCGCGCCCGGCTTTCCCTGCAACTCCT GTTCCAAGTGTTCAGGCTTTCATAGCAGCTTTACCTGTGCGTGTGGTCAGCCAGCATACGCTCACGAAACCGTTGTGGAAACCAAAGAGGAGCGCTTAGCCCAAGGAAAGCCCGTGGGGCAGGATGTTCCTTATGCTGCCATGGGAGGACTGACTGGTTTTAGCTCTCTAGCAGAAGGCTACATGAGGCTTGATGACAGTGGAATAG GTGCTCCTTCTGCTGAACTTTTAGAAGCCCCCATTACTAGCATGGATCACCCATTTCTAAAAGCATTTCAGGGGCCTTCGAGTTCCCCTCAATCCATGCCACAAATAGCAG gtagCTCAAGTGCCACAGGGCAAGTTTCTCACAGAAAACAATCAGAAGCTGATGACATGGCTTACTTTGAAAAACGCTATCAAGAACGG CTGAAAATGGAGAAGGCTGctaaaaggaaagagaggaatCCAGTGCCGTCAAAGAAGCCATGa